The window GCGTTATGCGAAGATAAATCAGGCCCTTCAGCAAAAACATTTTCCGTTGGCAACTCCATATCAACTCTTTCAGGTCCATTCACAGTCTGTTTTTTTGCCATAGAAGTTCTTGATTCTCCATCCTCACCACTGGCAGCAGGCTTCCATACATCAATCAGATCCGCACTACGTGAATTTATAGAAGGCACTTCATTAGCAACCTGACCACCTCCTCTGGTAGGTGCAGTTAATATAGAAATTTCCTTGTGCTTGTTGATGGATATATCTTGTCTGTCACCCGTTCCAGTGTCATTTGCTGCTAGAAACAATCACAGGAAGGTAATAAGTTGAATATAAAACAGTTATCCTCACATAACAGGCAAGTGAAAAGATAAGGAGAACTTACATTTCCTTTCTGATGCTTCCAAAGGACCTTCAACAGCATTAGATGATGAGGGAACTGCCAGTGACATGAGATCAGAGAGTGCAGAAAGATTGTAATTCTGAGAGAAAGGAAACATGAGCTCACTTCTCACCGATGACACTCCTACATGAATGTCCATTACACTGGATGAAGAAGGAAAATCATCAAAAGAAATAAGCTGAGGTAAGGCAGAGGGATAGTTTTCGTGATCAGCTTGCTGCCTGTTAAACTCAACATCAGAAGCCAAACCTTTCAAGGAATGATACGTCATCTTCTCCGAGGCTATACCATCGGTCAATGTTTTGGGGGGAACTATAGGCTCTTCCTTCAGCTCCTTCATTATGTGACTAATACTACGGCCCTCATCATCATCAGAAAATGGGAATTCTGACTCAGAATCAGAAGTGAACTTGAGCTCAGTGTATGCTACTTGTGACCCAGGATTGCAACCACACCTTACAAGACGGTGAGATGTTACAGATCCAGGAAAatcctctctccttttctttatattttcacGGTGGGTTAAATGGCGGGGCATGGGAATATCAGGCTTAGTCATCCCACTCCTAGGTGATTTCAGTTGGGCTACTCTGTTGGAAGGCTGTCTTGATCTCCAAGGCTTATTGCAACATGAGCACATCCTCGTACCAACAGAACCAGAAACAAGTTCTCTACTCCACAAATAGTTCTCGAAACCGTCAGCGCCAATATCAAACCCAAACTTACCCATCAACAGTCTGTTTATATCTGTGCTTGATTTGCTTTTCATAGTGGATGACAATAGACATTCCTCACACATTCCATAGCCATCAGCAAGCTTCCCATGAATGTGACAAGAAATCAAGGTTGATATTTCTGATCTATGGTTGCTGCAAATTACATTTTTATAAAATCCAGGTTTTTCATTGCCCAGAAAATGATCAAGCCTGGAACAAAACATGCAAGGTATTTGCAATCTGCAATAACTTGCAAATTTTGTCAGCAGATACGATAGTGCAGCATCAATCAGCAGCAGAAAGATCAAAAACCATTCAGAAGCTGCTGATTGTAGAACTGTCATAAACCTCTGCAAATTCCTCTGTACTTTAACAAATGAGGTGCCAGTTGGAGCCATTTCCACCAGAAACACACTAGAACTCCATGAATTTCCGGACACGctaaataggaaaagaaaaaaaatgctgttattcatcaaaatatttCATAGACCAATCATCCAAATGCATATCTTCTGAATTCAATGCAGCGCGTGGCCACAACCCCCAGAAACCAGAAAAATTGAATCAATTCAGAAATAACTAAGTTACAAATAAATCTGCAgcaatgcttttaaaaaattaaaaaagaaaaataggagAAAATCAGAAATGTCTTAGAAAGCCCCA is drawn from Populus nigra chromosome 5, ddPopNigr1.1, whole genome shotgun sequence and contains these coding sequences:
- the LOC133693876 gene encoding probable myosin-binding protein 4 isoform X2; the protein is MAPTGTSFVKVQRNLQRFMTVLQSAASEWFLIFLLLIDAALSYLLTKFASYCRLQIPCMFCSRLDHFLGNEKPGFYKNVICSNHRSEISTLISCHIHGKLADGYGMCEECLLSSTMKSKSSTDINRLLMGKFGFDIGADGFENYLWSRELVSGSVGTRMCSCCNKPWRSRQPSNRVAQLKSPRSGMTKPDIPMPRHLTHRENIKKRREDFPGSVTSHRLVRCGCNPGSQVAYTELKFTSDSESEFPFSDDDEGRSISHIMKELKEEPIVPPKTLTDGIASEKMTYHSLKGLASDVEFNRQQADHENYPSALPQLISFDDFPSSSSVMDIHVGVSSVRSELMFPFSQNYNLSALSDLMSLAVPSSSNAVEGPLEASERKSNDTGTGDRQDISINKHKEISILTAPTRGGGQVANEVPSINSRSADLIDVWKPAASGEDGESRTSMAKKQTVNGPERVDMELPTENVFAEGPDLSSHNAITGIEGHDDELPMNNDVRSNGVQMLKTESTGSSGLESLDGSFFTEIEGESIIDRLKRQVESDRRHISALYKELEEERSASAISANQAMAMITRLQEEKAALHMEALQYLRMMEEQAEYDVEALEKANDLLAEKEKEIQDLEAEIDSLQLNLSNESTAETIHVESDDLKGKNMSLENTSPCYDDTIVPCSSSFREVLNDNEKPASVKSSLSEYEEEKFLISKRLKGLERKLHQFASHGCSQSMSDSDYSQEAAHGGHNVGSLPAHEMSSASVGKHQVVANNESNHLIFDGKKSSKQHKEIDLVVLENEISDLNGRLEALEFDRNFLEHAFNSLQSGKEGLQFVQEIVHHLQELRKIGMRNSS
- the LOC133693876 gene encoding probable myosin-binding protein 4 isoform X1; the encoded protein is MAPTGTSFVKVQRNLQRFMTVLQSAASEWFLIFLLLIDAALSYLLTKFASYCRLQIPCMFCSRLDHFLGNEKPGFYKNVICSNHRSEISTLISCHIHGKLADGYGMCEECLLSSTMKSKSSTDINRLLMGKFGFDIGADGFENYLWSRELVSGSVGTRMCSCCNKPWRSRQPSNRVAQLKSPRSGMTKPDIPMPRHLTHRENIKKRREDFPGSVTSHRLVRCGCNPGSQVAYTELKFTSDSESEFPFSDDDEGRSISHIMKELKEEPIVPPKTLTDGIASEKMTYHSLKGLASDVEFNRQQADHENYPSALPQLISFDDFPSSSSVMDIHVGVSSVRSELMFPFSQNYNLSALSDLMSLAVPSSSNAVEGPLEASERKSANDTGTGDRQDISINKHKEISILTAPTRGGGQVANEVPSINSRSADLIDVWKPAASGEDGESRTSMAKKQTVNGPERVDMELPTENVFAEGPDLSSHNAITGIEGHDDELPMNNDVRSNGVQMLKTESTGSSGLESLDGSFFTEIEGESIIDRLKRQVESDRRHISALYKELEEERSASAISANQAMAMITRLQEEKAALHMEALQYLRMMEEQAEYDVEALEKANDLLAEKEKEIQDLEAEIDSLQLNLSNESTAETIHVESDDLKGKNMSLENTSPCYDDTIVPCSSSFREVLNDNEKPASVKSSLSEYEEEKFLISKRLKGLERKLHQFASHGCSQSMSDSDYSQEAAHGGHNVGSLPAHEMSSASVGKHQVVANNESNHLIFDGKKSSKQHKEIDLVVLENEISDLNGRLEALEFDRNFLEHAFNSLQSGKEGLQFVQEIVHHLQELRKIGMRNSS